CCCCCGAGTCCCGTAAGAACCTGTCGCTGCCCGTCGGTTTAAATCGGATGCCGCCCAACCACCGACGTGTACCGCGCACGGGACCAAGTCGACAACGCCGAGTGGCTCGCCGAACTCCACGAGGCTGCCGAGCGCCTCGGTCTGGACGGGAACACCCGTTCCCGGGCGGAGGACCTCTTTCTCTCCTCGGTCCCCGAGAGCGACCGTTCGAAGCGGGCGGTGATCGCGACGAGCCTCTACGCGGCGAGTCTCCTCGCGGGCGACCAGCGCTCACAGACCGCTGTCGCGGAGGAGGTCGGCGTCGCTCGCCTGACGATCCAACAGCGGTGGAAAGCACTGCTCCGCGAGGCCGGCTTCGAACCGCCTGACTGGTGATCACTTCCCGTCATCGCTCGCGCATCAGGCTCCGTCCCGCACGCTCGGGCGTGAGCCGGCCGTGTTCGTCGATCTCGCCCCTGAGGATGCGCGTACTG
This region of Halalkalicoccus sp. CGA53 genomic DNA includes:
- a CDS encoding transcription initiation factor IIB family protein, giving the protein MYRARDQVDNAEWLAELHEAAERLGLDGNTRSRAEDLFLSSVPESDRSKRAVIATSLYAASLLAGDQRSQTAVAEEVGVARLTIQQRWKALLREAGFEPPDW